A single region of the Hippopotamus amphibius kiboko isolate mHipAmp2 chromosome 6, mHipAmp2.hap2, whole genome shotgun sequence genome encodes:
- the TRA2B gene encoding transformer-2 protein homolog beta isoform X1, with the protein MSDSGEQNYGERESRSASRSGSAHGSGKSARHTPARSRSKEDSRRSRSKSRSRSESRSRSRRSSRRHYTRSRSRSRSHRRSRSRSYSRDYRRRHSHSHSPMSTRRRHVGNRANPDPNCCLGVFGLSLYTTERDLREVFSKYGPIADVSIVYDQQSRRSRGFAFVYFENVDDAKEAKERANGMELDGRRIRVDFSITKRPHTPTPGIYMGRPTYGSSRRRDYYDRGYDRGYDDRDYYSRSYRGGGGGGGGWRAAQDRDQIYRRRSPSPYYSRGGYRSRSRSRSYSPRIFM; encoded by the exons ATGAGCGACAGCGGCGAGCAGAACTACGGCGAGCGG GAATCCCGTTCTGCTTCCAGAAGTGGAAGTGCTCATGGATCTGGGAAATCTGCAAGGCATACCCCTGCAAGGTCTCGCTCCAAGGAAGATTCCAGGCGTTCCAGATCAAAGTCCAGGTCCAGATCTGAATCTAG ATCTAGATCCAGAAGAAGTTCTCGAAGGCATTATACACGGTCACGGTCTCGGTCCCGCTCCCATAGAAGATCCCGTAGCAGATCTTACAGTAGAGATTATCGAAGACGCCACAGCCATAGTCATTCACCCATGTCTACTCGCAGGCGTCATGTTGGGAATCGg GCAAATCCTGATCCCAACTGTTGTCTTGGAGTATTTGGATTGAGCTTGTACACTACAGAAAGAGATCTAAGAGAAGTGTTCTCTAAATATGGCCCAATTGCTGATGTGTCTATTGTATATGATCAGCAGTCTAGACGTTCAAGAGGATTTGCCTTTGTATACTTTGAAAATGTAGATGATGCCAAGGAA GCGAAAGAGCGTGCCAATGGAATGGAGCTTGATGGACGTAGGATCAGAGTTGATTTCTCTATAACAAAAAGACCACATACCCCAACACCAGGAATTTATATGGGGAGACCTACCTA TGGCAGCTCACGCCGTCGAGATTACTATGACAGAGGATATGATCGAGGCTATGATGATCGGGACTATTATAGCAGATCATACAG aggaggaggtggaggaggaggaggatggagagcCGCTCAAGACAGGGATCAGATATACAG AAGACGGTCACCTTCTCCCTACTATAGTCGTGGAGGATACAGATCACGTTCCAGATCTCGATCATACTCACCTC GTATCTTTATGTGA
- the TRA2B gene encoding transformer-2 protein homolog beta isoform X3: protein MSTRRRHVGNRANPDPNCCLGVFGLSLYTTERDLREVFSKYGPIADVSIVYDQQSRRSRGFAFVYFENVDDAKEAKERANGMELDGRRIRVDFSITKRPHTPTPGIYMGRPTYGSSRRRDYYDRGYDRGYDDRDYYSRSYRGGGGGGGGWRAAQDRDQIYRRRSPSPYYSRGGYRSRSRSRSYSPRIFM from the exons ATGTCTACTCGCAGGCGTCATGTTGGGAATCGg GCAAATCCTGATCCCAACTGTTGTCTTGGAGTATTTGGATTGAGCTTGTACACTACAGAAAGAGATCTAAGAGAAGTGTTCTCTAAATATGGCCCAATTGCTGATGTGTCTATTGTATATGATCAGCAGTCTAGACGTTCAAGAGGATTTGCCTTTGTATACTTTGAAAATGTAGATGATGCCAAGGAA GCGAAAGAGCGTGCCAATGGAATGGAGCTTGATGGACGTAGGATCAGAGTTGATTTCTCTATAACAAAAAGACCACATACCCCAACACCAGGAATTTATATGGGGAGACCTACCTA TGGCAGCTCACGCCGTCGAGATTACTATGACAGAGGATATGATCGAGGCTATGATGATCGGGACTATTATAGCAGATCATACAG aggaggaggtggaggaggaggaggatggagagcCGCTCAAGACAGGGATCAGATATACAG AAGACGGTCACCTTCTCCCTACTATAGTCGTGGAGGATACAGATCACGTTCCAGATCTCGATCATACTCACCTC GTATCTTTATGTGA
- the TRA2B gene encoding transformer-2 protein homolog beta isoform X2, producing MSDSGEQNYGERESRSASRSGSAHGSGKSARHTPARSRSKEDSRRSRSKSRSRSESRSRSRRSSRRHYTRSRSRSRSHRRSRSRSYSRDYRRRHSHSHSPMSTRRRHVGNRANPDPNCCLGVFGLSLYTTERDLREVFSKYGPIADVSIVYDQQSRRSRGFAFVYFENVDDAKEAKERANGMELDGRRIRVDFSITKRPHTPTPGIYMGRPTYGSSRRRDYYDRGYDRGYDDRDYYSRSYRGGGGGGGGWRAAQDRDQIYRRRSPSPYYSRGGYRSRSRSRSYSPRRY from the exons ATGAGCGACAGCGGCGAGCAGAACTACGGCGAGCGG GAATCCCGTTCTGCTTCCAGAAGTGGAAGTGCTCATGGATCTGGGAAATCTGCAAGGCATACCCCTGCAAGGTCTCGCTCCAAGGAAGATTCCAGGCGTTCCAGATCAAAGTCCAGGTCCAGATCTGAATCTAG ATCTAGATCCAGAAGAAGTTCTCGAAGGCATTATACACGGTCACGGTCTCGGTCCCGCTCCCATAGAAGATCCCGTAGCAGATCTTACAGTAGAGATTATCGAAGACGCCACAGCCATAGTCATTCACCCATGTCTACTCGCAGGCGTCATGTTGGGAATCGg GCAAATCCTGATCCCAACTGTTGTCTTGGAGTATTTGGATTGAGCTTGTACACTACAGAAAGAGATCTAAGAGAAGTGTTCTCTAAATATGGCCCAATTGCTGATGTGTCTATTGTATATGATCAGCAGTCTAGACGTTCAAGAGGATTTGCCTTTGTATACTTTGAAAATGTAGATGATGCCAAGGAA GCGAAAGAGCGTGCCAATGGAATGGAGCTTGATGGACGTAGGATCAGAGTTGATTTCTCTATAACAAAAAGACCACATACCCCAACACCAGGAATTTATATGGGGAGACCTACCTA TGGCAGCTCACGCCGTCGAGATTACTATGACAGAGGATATGATCGAGGCTATGATGATCGGGACTATTATAGCAGATCATACAG aggaggaggtggaggaggaggaggatggagagcCGCTCAAGACAGGGATCAGATATACAG AAGACGGTCACCTTCTCCCTACTATAGTCGTGGAGGATACAGATCACGTTCCAGATCTCGATCATACTCACCTC gTCGCTATTAA